A genome region from Bacteroidota bacterium includes the following:
- a CDS encoding T9SS type A sorting domain-containing protein has product MGAALDPADKNALWFLTEYVSSANNYNVWVHGIRLAPYSNATITSSVTTKDFGRIEATFRSDTLEVLLNNIGSPNLVISNISKSNPAYNLLNLPSFPANLATYDSLKFRVYFQPPAHGVVNDTINIASNDPAVPVLKIAVTGKGVVIGRAMAGVMYGASGPPATSSLHTINLTTGAATTIGETGLFDVQGLAIHPTTSEIYAAVTVPTSTQLYRLSAQYGDAIPAKSLLVGNARALIFDSDGSLYAGTNTGVLYRVNIATGDTTRIGSTSGVVYSGLARNPVNGSLWGSVRPPIVGRDNIYKINTTTGVATLVGTTGGGNITPDIAFDPIGRLFGIKGTSTQIDTLIQIDTTTAFGTRLGSMGIAGIQTMAMRIDSTTNVREIPATTPNRFVLQQNYPNPFNPATTIKFQIPAGSFVTLKVFDVLGREVVTLVQQNLNTGAYEATFNATDFSSGIYFYRLQAGESVDTKKMILTK; this is encoded by the coding sequence ATGGGCGCGGCTCTCGATCCTGCGGACAAGAACGCATTGTGGTTCCTGACGGAGTATGTCTCATCCGCCAATAACTACAATGTGTGGGTGCATGGAATTCGCCTGGCTCCGTATTCGAATGCCACAATCACATCAAGCGTAACCACGAAGGATTTCGGACGGATCGAGGCGACATTCCGGAGCGACACACTTGAGGTTTTGCTGAACAACATCGGCTCACCGAATCTCGTTATCTCCAACATCTCAAAAAGCAACCCGGCATACAATCTCCTCAATCTTCCTTCATTCCCTGCAAACCTCGCAACCTACGACTCGCTGAAGTTCAGAGTCTACTTCCAACCGCCTGCGCACGGAGTTGTCAACGACACAATCAACATTGCAAGCAACGACCCGGCAGTTCCCGTCCTGAAGATTGCAGTGACGGGCAAGGGCGTTGTCATCGGCAGGGCGATGGCGGGAGTGATGTATGGAGCCTCCGGCCCTCCGGCAACAAGTTCGTTACACACGATCAATCTGACAACCGGGGCCGCAACCACAATCGGCGAGACAGGACTGTTTGATGTACAGGGACTCGCCATTCATCCGACAACGAGCGAGATTTATGCAGCGGTTACCGTTCCTACATCTACTCAATTGTACCGGCTCAGCGCGCAATACGGCGATGCTATTCCGGCAAAGTCGCTGCTCGTCGGCAACGCCCGCGCTCTTATTTTCGACAGCGACGGATCTCTGTACGCCGGAACGAATACGGGCGTTTTGTATCGCGTGAACATTGCCACCGGCGATACCACACGCATCGGCAGCACAAGCGGCGTTGTGTACTCGGGACTTGCCCGAAACCCTGTGAACGGATCACTGTGGGGATCGGTACGCCCCCCGATTGTCGGGCGTGACAACATTTACAAAATCAACACGACAACCGGAGTAGCCACATTGGTGGGCACAACCGGTGGCGGGAACATCACTCCTGATATTGCGTTTGATCCGATAGGAAGGCTCTTCGGGATCAAGGGCACATCAACCCAAATCGATACGTTGATTCAGATCGATACAACGACGGCATTCGGCACACGTCTCGGCTCGATGGGTATTGCGGGTATTCAGACGATGGCAATGCGCATCGATTCGACGACCAACGTGAGGGAAATACCCGCAACCACGCCGAACCGGTTCGTGCTTCAACAAAACTATCCGAATCCTTTCAACCCGGCTACCACGATCAAATTCCAGATTCCCGCCGGTAGCTTCGTAACGCTGAAGGTGTTTGATGTGTTGGGGAGGGAAGTTGTGACGCTTGTGCAGCAGAACCTCAACACGGGAGCGTACGAAGCCACATTCAATGCAACAGACTTTTCAAGTGGAATCTACTTCTACCGGCTGCAGGCAGGCGAGTCTGTTGACACGAAGAAGATGATACTGACGAAGTAA
- a CDS encoding SDR family NAD(P)-dependent oxidoreductase — MESLTGKVVCITGASAGIGAACAEEFARLGCNLLLVARRKDRIDEIAARLGESYSIKTHTLQIDVRNWQHVETAISSLDDEWRSLDILVNNAGLARGLAKLHEGNVEDWDEMIDTNIKGVLYFTRAVLPLMVERNSGHIINIGSIAGHQTYPMGNVYSATKFAVAGLTRGLRMDILGTAIRVTSVDPGLVETEFSQVRFHGDKERASKTYLGMTPLTPRDVAEAVVFCATRPLHVNIGELQLTPTDQATVTMVHRRNS, encoded by the coding sequence GTGGAGTCGCTTACAGGAAAGGTTGTGTGCATTACCGGAGCTTCGGCCGGAATCGGCGCGGCGTGTGCTGAAGAATTCGCCAGGCTGGGCTGCAATCTGTTGCTTGTTGCAAGGAGGAAGGATCGTATTGATGAGATTGCTGCGAGGCTCGGCGAATCGTATTCCATCAAGACTCACACGCTGCAGATTGATGTCAGGAATTGGCAGCACGTGGAGACTGCCATCTCCTCGCTTGACGATGAATGGAGATCACTTGACATCCTTGTGAACAATGCCGGACTTGCCCGCGGACTCGCCAAGCTGCATGAGGGGAATGTTGAAGATTGGGACGAGATGATTGATACGAACATCAAAGGCGTGCTGTATTTTACTCGCGCTGTGCTTCCTTTGATGGTTGAGAGAAACAGCGGCCACATCATCAACATCGGCTCGATTGCGGGACACCAGACGTATCCGATGGGCAACGTGTACAGCGCCACGAAATTCGCCGTCGCCGGGCTGACTCGCGGTCTGCGGATGGATATACTCGGTACGGCAATTCGAGTTACGAGCGTTGACCCCGGATTGGTTGAAACGGAATTCAGCCAGGTACGGTTTCACGGCGACAAAGAGCGGGCTTCAAAAACGTATCTCGGGATGACGCCGTTGACGCCGCGTGATGTTGCCGAGGCGGTAGTGTTCTGCGCGACACGCCCCCTGCATGTCAACATCGGTGAATTGCAACTGACGCCGACCGACCAGGCAACAGTGACAATGGTGCATCGAAGAAACTCTTGA
- a CDS encoding phage tail protein gives MAKQSAAAIQRNDPYGNFNYLVNLGTNDPQSVQAGFAEVVLPDISIDVIEYRNGNERVSETRKLPGRAHYGSVTLKRGVIGSLDLYQWIDQVRNGNSNAFRNVTISLQNEDRTNIVMTWKFRKAWPVRYSFSALQAKGKEVLVESLELAFDRMEME, from the coding sequence ATGGCGAAACAATCGGCAGCGGCTATCCAACGCAACGATCCCTACGGCAACTTCAACTATCTTGTGAATCTCGGAACGAATGACCCGCAGTCCGTGCAGGCGGGCTTTGCCGAGGTTGTTCTGCCGGATATTTCGATTGATGTAATCGAATACAGAAACGGCAACGAGCGTGTTTCTGAAACGCGAAAACTCCCCGGCCGCGCTCATTATGGCAGCGTGACCCTCAAACGCGGTGTTATCGGCTCGCTGGATTTGTATCAATGGATTGATCAAGTGCGCAACGGCAACAGCAATGCGTTCCGCAACGTCACGATTTCCTTGCAGAACGAAGATCGAACCAACATCGTGATGACGTGGAAATTCAGAAAGGCGTGGCCCGTCCGCTATTCGTTCTCGGCGTTGCAGGCAAAAGGCAAAGAAGTACTTGTGGAGAGCCTTGAGCTTGCATTTGACAGGATGGAGATGGAATAA
- a CDS encoding methyltransferase domain-containing protein, whose translation MNAQKEYALGTHDAEVTRLGLQHKLWSESAFAIWERAGISPGKTVLDIGCGPGYTSLDLAALVTHRGKVIALDESARFIEFLRSRLEEEGNVSVEAQVGDVQRLDIPDATVDIAYQRWVLCFVKDPEAVIEGVARALKPGGVFAIQEYMNYEGILLAPRSAAFERFMMAVADAWNGRGGDTKVGMRLPGLLAKHGLSPVDIRPLHRIARPKSQLWTWPTIFIETYAPKLVEEGRLTADEHAALVHDWQNRANDPNAFFCSPPMIEILAVKK comes from the coding sequence ATGAACGCTCAGAAAGAATACGCGCTCGGCACGCACGATGCCGAAGTAACAAGGCTTGGTCTTCAACACAAACTCTGGAGTGAATCCGCATTCGCGATATGGGAGCGTGCCGGGATCTCTCCCGGGAAAACAGTTCTCGACATCGGTTGCGGCCCGGGATACACGAGTCTTGATTTGGCGGCGTTGGTAACTCACCGCGGCAAGGTTATCGCCCTGGATGAATCAGCACGCTTCATCGAGTTCTTGCGCAGCAGACTGGAAGAGGAGGGGAACGTTTCGGTCGAAGCACAAGTAGGTGACGTACAGCGGCTTGATATTCCCGACGCAACGGTGGATATTGCGTACCAGCGCTGGGTTCTCTGTTTTGTGAAAGACCCGGAGGCGGTGATCGAAGGCGTTGCACGTGCCTTGAAACCCGGAGGCGTGTTTGCCATTCAGGAGTATATGAACTACGAAGGCATCCTGCTTGCGCCGCGCAGCGCGGCATTCGAGCGGTTTATGATGGCGGTTGCGGATGCATGGAACGGCAGAGGCGGAGACACAAAAGTCGGGATGCGGCTGCCCGGGTTGCTGGCGAAGCATGGACTTTCGCCGGTGGACATTCGTCCGCTCCATCGCATTGCGAGGCCGAAGTCGCAACTCTGGACATGGCCGACCATCTTCATTGAAACCTACGCTCCGAAACTTGTCGAAGAGGGAAGGCTGACCGCGGATGAACACGCGGCTCTCGTTCACGATTGGCAGAACCGGGCCAACGACCCCAACGCCTTCTTCTGCTCGCCGCCGATGATTGAGATACTTGCCGTGAAGAAGTGA
- a CDS encoding methylated-DNA--[protein]-cysteine S-methyltransferase → MIGGVTSRGVCLFEFFDRGGLERITARMTKRYGVEMREGTSSLLEELESQACEYFDGTRKDFTLPIDQKGTVFEKNVWNELMKIPYGETRSYGELAVHLGKPGAARAVGRANGMNYIPIIIPCHRVIDGDGNLHGYGGGLWRKRWLLELEGAIPKQMFA, encoded by the coding sequence ATGATCGGCGGCGTGACGTCGAGAGGTGTATGCCTTTTTGAGTTCTTCGACCGGGGAGGACTTGAACGTATTACAGCGCGGATGACAAAACGGTACGGAGTGGAGATGAGAGAGGGAACAAGCAGCCTGCTTGAAGAACTTGAATCCCAAGCATGCGAATATTTCGACGGCACGCGGAAGGATTTCACTCTCCCGATTGATCAGAAGGGAACCGTGTTCGAGAAGAATGTATGGAACGAATTGATGAAGATACCGTACGGAGAAACCCGATCCTATGGAGAACTGGCGGTTCACTTGGGCAAACCGGGCGCGGCGCGGGCAGTGGGTCGCGCAAACGGCATGAATTACATTCCGATAATTATTCCTTGCCATCGTGTGATTGATGGCGACGGGAACCTGCACGGTTACGGTGGCGGCTTGTGGCGCAAGCGGTGGCTGCTTGAACTTGAAGGTGCCATCCCGAAGCAGATGTTCGCTTAA
- a CDS encoding methylphosphotriester-DNA--protein-cysteine methyltransferase family protein: MKFTQEEMIAAMQNDDASYDGKFFVCVKTTKIYCLPSCKAKLPMMKNVVFVETREEAIAAGFRGCKRCRSEFYPNTQPPWLDSVLATIKQNTTRKLDEQLLATTGGVDISTIRRYFKSYMNTTPMAMHRRVRLEYAHSLMRNGSDYLTAAYETGFESSSGFRDAFIKQYGHPPGRINGR, from the coding sequence ATGAAATTCACACAAGAAGAAATGATAGCCGCAATGCAGAACGACGATGCCTCGTACGACGGCAAATTCTTCGTTTGCGTGAAGACCACGAAGATTTATTGTCTGCCCTCCTGCAAAGCGAAACTGCCGATGATGAAGAATGTCGTGTTTGTCGAGACACGGGAAGAGGCCATTGCTGCAGGGTTCCGCGGATGCAAACGGTGCCGCTCCGAGTTTTATCCAAACACACAGCCGCCGTGGCTCGATTCGGTTTTGGCGACTATCAAACAGAATACGACCCGCAAACTCGACGAGCAACTGCTCGCTACAACCGGCGGAGTGGATATCTCGACTATTCGCCGCTACTTCAAATCGTATATGAACACAACGCCTATGGCAATGCACCGGCGGGTACGGCTCGAATACGCACACTCACTCATGCGAAACGGCTCGGACTACCTGACAGCGGCGTACGAAACAGGCTTCGAATCATCCAGCGGTTTCCGCGACGCATTCATCAAACAGTACGGCCACCCGCCGGGGAGAATCAATGGACGCTGA